A window of Armatimonadota bacterium contains these coding sequences:
- a CDS encoding TAXI family TRAP transporter solute-binding subunit, which translates to MRASRLAVLAAAVVLILSTTVPVASGPSVIRLSIATGGTGGVYFPLGGGLASLISRHLPNVTATAEVTPASVDNMRLIQAKRADLAFTLADTAFDAFRGLEAFRGNPVPIRTLAPLYNNFNHLVTVDGTGINTIADLRGKRVSVGAPGSGTEITALRILEAAGLNPDRDIQKERLGVAPSVDALKDRKIDAFFWSGGLPTAAILDLAATPGVRIRMVALDGLVPALQRRYGNLYFRAVVLKEFYPGLPANVPTIGVANLLVVHQDFDTELAYQITKLLFERRADLAQVHKEAANITLVGIAGRSPVPFHPGAIRYYRERGVEGF; encoded by the coding sequence ATGCGTGCGAGTCGTCTTGCCGTTCTGGCAGCTGCGGTAGTCCTGATCCTGTCGACGACCGTACCGGTGGCGTCCGGACCTTCGGTGATCCGCCTCTCGATTGCCACCGGAGGCACCGGCGGCGTGTACTTCCCGCTGGGAGGGGGCCTTGCGTCCCTGATCTCCCGGCACCTCCCCAACGTCACCGCCACGGCAGAGGTCACGCCGGCTTCGGTCGACAACATGCGCCTGATCCAGGCCAAGCGCGCGGACCTAGCCTTCACGCTCGCCGACACCGCCTTCGACGCCTTCCGGGGGCTGGAGGCATTCCGCGGCAACCCTGTCCCGATCCGGACGCTGGCTCCGCTGTACAACAACTTCAACCACCTGGTGACGGTGGACGGCACCGGCATCAACACCATCGCGGACTTGCGCGGCAAGCGCGTCTCGGTGGGGGCGCCCGGCAGCGGGACCGAGATCACCGCGCTGCGGATCCTCGAGGCCGCTGGACTGAACCCCGACCGGGACATCCAAAAGGAGCGGCTGGGCGTCGCCCCTTCGGTGGACGCCCTCAAGGACAGGAAGATCGACGCGTTCTTCTGGAGCGGCGGGTTGCCGACCGCGGCGATCCTGGACCTGGCGGCTACCCCAGGCGTGCGAATCCGTATGGTCGCCCTGGACGGCCTGGTGCCCGCCCTGCAGCGCCGGTACGGGAACCTGTACTTCCGCGCGGTGGTCCTCAAGGAGTTCTACCCGGGCCTACCGGCCAACGTTCCCACCATCGGCGTGGCGAACCTGCTGGTCGTGCACCAGGACTTCGATACGGAACTCGCCTACCAGATCACGAAACTGCTGTTCGAACGTCGCGCGGATTTGGCGCAGGTGCACAAGGAGGCGGCGAACATCACACTGGTCGGAATCGCAGGCCGGTCCCCGGTGCCCTTCCACCCGGGGGCCATCCGGTACTACAGGGAGCGCGGCGTCGAAGGTTTCTAG
- a CDS encoding ABC transporter ATP-binding protein gives METGPYAVETERLVKAFDGMRAVDGIDLRVRPGEFFGFLGPNGAGKTTTIRMLSGMLRPTAGTVRVLGYDAQAEPLEVKRRIGLLPEEVSLYERLTGGELLVFAGRMYGLRPDEAARRADDLLTLLDLQEVRGRLIADYSMGMKKKVALAAALIHGPRVLFLDEPFNGIDPISVRAIRGLLQQLTRRGTTIFFSSHVMEVVERLCDRIAIIHRGRIVAEGTIPELRERASGGEGTLEDVFLTLVGADTDPQALAWLT, from the coding sequence GTGGAGACCGGACCGTACGCCGTCGAGACCGAACGGCTGGTGAAGGCATTCGACGGCATGCGCGCCGTGGACGGGATCGACCTGCGGGTGCGGCCCGGTGAGTTCTTCGGCTTTCTGGGTCCCAACGGCGCCGGCAAGACGACCACGATCCGGATGCTGTCCGGGATGCTGCGGCCGACGGCGGGCACCGTGCGCGTCCTTGGATACGACGCGCAGGCCGAGCCGCTGGAGGTCAAGCGCCGCATCGGGCTGCTGCCCGAGGAGGTCAGCCTCTACGAACGCCTGACCGGTGGCGAACTGCTGGTCTTTGCCGGCCGCATGTACGGTCTGCGGCCGGATGAGGCCGCCCGGCGGGCCGACGACCTCCTCACCCTGCTAGACCTGCAGGAAGTCCGGGGCCGGCTGATCGCCGACTACTCCATGGGCATGAAGAAGAAGGTGGCCCTGGCGGCGGCGCTGATCCACGGCCCTCGCGTGCTGTTTTTGGATGAGCCGTTCAACGGCATCGACCCGATTTCGGTGCGTGCGATTCGGGGCTTGCTGCAGCAACTCACACGGCGCGGCACCACGATCTTCTTTTCCTCCCACGTGATGGAGGTCGTGGAGAGGCTGTGCGACCGCATCGCGATCATCCACCGCGGTCGCATCGTCGCCGAGGGTACGATCCCCGAACTGCGCGAACGGGCGTCGGGCGGCGAGGGGACGCTGGAGGATGTCTTCTTGACGCTGGTCGGGGCCGACACCGACCCGCAGGCGCTGGCGTGGCTGACCTGA
- the trkA gene encoding Trk system potassium transporter TrkA, whose protein sequence is MYVVLAGAGLVGSQIAKALESQHDVVVIDLRPEVRDRLATLDVRVLVGQATDPEVLTEAKVDRADAFIACTDRDEVNLIVSMLAKGLGARQVLCFVGRASYAEILTDPRAAEVLGHRIDKVIWAQRSVAEEIIEIVQVPGALDMETLAGGRLRFVEYRIAAGGVFAQQPLAGQQWPEGVHLAGILRGRTFLAREDEGLAQIVLEPGDRLLFATTPLGFTALQACFAPRGRVRRIMVVGGGSVGYMVARELVKHKLEITIVERDARRCEFLSEHLSSAWVLHGDGTDLDLLTEEGLSRSDVLVAVTDNDEKNLLVSLLAKQMGVPKVITRVGRPEHQQLFEQVGIDVPVTPTVSAVRQVVDWLAPEVGHVPVLEETLDLIEVELPKRYRRMPLSGLNLPRGATVVAVLNGQRASLPGPSTTVEGGDHLLILAPREIENEVLRRLA, encoded by the coding sequence ATGTACGTCGTCCTCGCAGGCGCCGGACTCGTCGGCTCCCAGATCGCCAAGGCGCTGGAAAGCCAGCACGACGTCGTCGTCATCGACCTCCGCCCGGAGGTCCGGGATCGACTCGCCACGCTCGACGTGCGCGTCCTGGTCGGTCAAGCCACCGACCCCGAGGTGCTCACCGAGGCGAAGGTGGACCGGGCGGACGCCTTCATCGCGTGCACCGACCGCGACGAGGTGAACCTGATCGTCTCGATGCTCGCCAAGGGGCTGGGCGCCCGGCAGGTCCTATGCTTTGTCGGCCGCGCGTCCTACGCAGAGATCCTCACCGACCCGCGCGCCGCCGAGGTGCTGGGACACCGCATCGACAAGGTGATCTGGGCGCAGCGGTCGGTGGCCGAGGAGATCATCGAGATCGTCCAGGTGCCGGGTGCGCTCGACATGGAGACGCTGGCCGGCGGCCGTCTGCGGTTCGTGGAGTACCGGATTGCCGCGGGCGGCGTCTTCGCGCAGCAGCCGCTGGCGGGTCAACAGTGGCCGGAAGGGGTGCACCTGGCGGGGATCTTGCGCGGACGCACCTTCCTGGCCCGAGAGGACGAGGGTCTGGCGCAGATCGTGCTGGAACCGGGCGATCGGTTGCTGTTCGCAACGACCCCGTTGGGCTTCACCGCACTGCAGGCCTGCTTCGCCCCCCGGGGCCGCGTCCGCCGGATCATGGTCGTCGGCGGCGGCAGCGTCGGCTACATGGTCGCCCGCGAACTCGTCAAGCACAAGCTGGAGATCACCATCGTCGAGCGCGACGCGCGCAGGTGTGAGTTCCTCTCCGAGCACTTGAGCAGTGCCTGGGTCCTGCACGGGGACGGTACCGACCTGGACCTGCTCACCGAGGAGGGTCTGTCTCGCTCCGACGTGCTCGTGGCGGTCACCGACAACGACGAGAAGAACCTGCTGGTGTCGTTGCTGGCCAAGCAGATGGGCGTGCCGAAGGTGATCACGCGGGTGGGCCGCCCGGAGCATCAGCAGCTGTTCGAGCAGGTGGGTATCGACGTCCCGGTGACGCCGACGGTGTCCGCGGTGCGCCAGGTCGTCGACTGGCTGGCGCCGGAGGTGGGCCACGTGCCCGTGCTGGAAGAGACGCTGGATCTGATCGAGGTGGAATTGCCGAAACGGTACCGCAGGATGCCGCTGTCCGGACTGAATCTGCCCCGGGGTGCGACCGTCGTGGCCGTGCTCAACGGCCAGCGGGCTTCCCTCCCCGGACCGTCGACCACCGTCGAGGGCGGAGACCACCTCCTCATCCTGGCTCCCCGCGAGATCGAGAATGAGGTCCTCAGGCGCCTCGCCTGA
- a CDS encoding TrkH family potassium uptake protein, translating to MRSSGASPDPSYPAVAAYIIGTVCLGLGVLLALFWGAALLLEEPPSGFGVGALTGIGAGGLLRAVGQGHTEPRRSETFFTVATLWLIAPALGAVPYWLSGGLTYLDALFESVSGFTTTGATVLTDFDRFGPVLFLWRAATQWMGGLGIVILFVAVLPQLAVAGRQLFFAESTGVHKEKLTPRLQDTARSVFRVYLLLTTACVVAYWLAGLSPYDAVAHALTTLPAGGFSPRAEGMAAYPAAVQWVAVVFMFLAGLSLVLQYRLIFVREPRPLFADPEVRAYAAIVLVAGAGLALHLAAGGAHRGADAVRHAFFQVVSILTTTGYHSVDFTRWPPPAQAVLVGLMFIGGSAGSAAGGIKVVRWLVIAALVRRELHRTLHPQAVMPLRLGARAVGDEVLRGVAAFVTLYVVLFAAGALLLGVLEGDFVVAFTAPAATIGNIGPGLGGVGPAASYAQLQPASKAFLIFGMWAGRIEVIPVFLLFSPELWRRLRP from the coding sequence ATGAGGTCCTCAGGCGCCTCGCCTGACCCCTCCTATCCGGCCGTCGCCGCCTACATCATCGGGACCGTCTGTCTGGGTCTGGGGGTCCTGCTCGCGCTGTTTTGGGGTGCTGCGCTGCTGCTCGAAGAACCGCCGTCGGGATTCGGTGTCGGAGCGCTTACGGGGATCGGCGCAGGAGGGTTGCTGCGCGCCGTCGGCCAGGGTCACACCGAACCGCGTCGGAGCGAGACATTTTTCACCGTCGCGACGTTGTGGCTCATCGCGCCAGCGCTCGGTGCGGTGCCGTACTGGCTGTCGGGCGGGCTGACGTACCTGGACGCGCTGTTCGAGTCGGTGTCGGGGTTCACCACCACGGGTGCGACGGTGCTCACTGACTTCGACCGCTTCGGTCCGGTCCTGTTCCTGTGGCGGGCCGCCACCCAGTGGATGGGCGGTCTGGGGATCGTGATCCTGTTCGTCGCCGTCCTGCCGCAGTTGGCCGTGGCAGGCCGCCAGTTGTTCTTCGCGGAGAGCACGGGCGTCCACAAGGAGAAGCTGACGCCGCGCCTGCAGGACACAGCGCGTTCGGTCTTCCGCGTGTATCTCCTGCTGACGACGGCCTGCGTCGTGGCCTACTGGCTCGCCGGGCTGTCCCCGTACGACGCGGTGGCCCACGCGCTCACGACCCTGCCGGCGGGTGGGTTCAGTCCACGTGCGGAGGGGATGGCGGCCTACCCGGCCGCGGTGCAGTGGGTGGCCGTCGTGTTCATGTTTCTGGCCGGGCTGAGCCTGGTGTTGCAGTACCGATTGATCTTCGTGCGAGAGCCGCGTCCTCTGTTCGCCGATCCGGAGGTGCGCGCGTACGCCGCGATCGTACTCGTGGCCGGTGCAGGCCTCGCGCTCCATCTCGCCGCGGGCGGCGCCCACCGCGGAGCGGACGCGGTCCGCCACGCCTTCTTCCAGGTCGTGAGCATCCTGACCACGACCGGATACCACTCGGTCGACTTCACCCGGTGGCCCCCGCCCGCCCAGGCCGTGCTGGTGGGGTTGATGTTCATCGGCGGCAGCGCTGGATCGGCGGCCGGCGGCATCAAGGTCGTGCGCTGGCTGGTGATCGCCGCGCTGGTGCGACGCGAGCTGCACCGCACGCTGCACCCACAGGCCGTCATGCCGCTGCGTTTGGGGGCCCGCGCCGTGGGCGACGAAGTGCTGCGGGGAGTCGCGGCATTCGTGACACTCTACGTCGTCCTCTTCGCGGCCGGCGCGCTGCTGTTGGGGGTGTTGGAAGGCGACTTCGTTGTTGCGTTCACCGCGCCCGCGGCGACGATCGGGAACATCGGCCCAGGGCTGGGCGGCGTCGGGCCTGCTGCATCCTACGCGCAGCTGCAGCCGGCGTCGAAGGCCTTTTTGATCTTCGGGATGTGGGCCGGCCGCATCGAGGTGATCCCGGTCTTCTTGCTGTTCAGCCCGGAACTGTGGCGGAGGCTGCGGCCCTGA
- a CDS encoding aconitate hydratase — protein sequence MAKGTMAQKIIASHLVEGRMVPGEEIGLRIDQVLIQDLTGTQAMMHFEAMGLPRVRCKVAVAYADHNVLQVKPENMEDHLYLASACRKYGAWYAKPGTGIGHQIHLEHFAIPGETALGADSHTPHCGGVGMLAIGAGGMDVAVAMAGGPYYVDMPYVVGVRLVGALQPWATAKDVILDLLRRFTVRGNAGKLLEFFGPGIRTLNAQQRVTITNMGTEIGVTTSIFPSDEVTRDYYRRLGRLDDWREVLPDPDVEYDDVVEVDLSAIEPLVALPSNPDNVRPVREAAGVKVHQVMVGSCTNGSYTDLQAVAKVLRGKHVHPDVTFFVHASSRAALELLAREGLLADLIAAGVNVSEATCGACIGIGHVPAPGTRSVRAINRNFKGRSGLKEDDVYLTSPEVAAATAITGVLTDPRDLDIPAPPAELPERISQDNPGLVPPLTEPEAEAFRVQRGANIVPAPVKAPLEGDLRGRVLIRVGDDISTDHISPAGSEYLAYRSNIPKLSEFVFARIDPEFAARAREWGGGIIVGGENYGQGSSREHAAIAPMYLGVRGVVSKGFARIHHANLINWGIVPMVFEDPADWAHLEQGDEIELPGIRAAIERGDQRLVLHNRTKGTQIPVRVNLNERERAYILAGGKLAYTKLHPVA from the coding sequence ATGGCCAAGGGTACAATGGCGCAGAAGATCATCGCCTCCCACCTCGTCGAGGGCCGGATGGTCCCGGGCGAAGAGATCGGGCTGCGGATCGACCAGGTGCTGATCCAGGACCTCACCGGCACGCAGGCGATGATGCACTTCGAGGCGATGGGATTGCCACGCGTGCGCTGCAAGGTCGCGGTGGCCTACGCCGACCACAACGTGCTGCAGGTCAAGCCCGAGAACATGGAGGACCACCTCTACCTGGCCAGCGCCTGCCGCAAGTACGGTGCCTGGTACGCCAAGCCGGGCACCGGCATCGGACACCAGATCCACCTGGAGCACTTTGCGATCCCCGGTGAGACCGCGCTGGGCGCCGACAGCCACACTCCGCACTGCGGCGGCGTCGGGATGCTGGCGATCGGCGCCGGCGGTATGGACGTGGCCGTGGCGATGGCCGGCGGCCCGTACTACGTCGACATGCCCTACGTAGTCGGCGTGCGATTGGTCGGTGCACTGCAGCCTTGGGCGACGGCGAAGGACGTAATCCTCGATCTGCTGCGGCGCTTCACGGTACGCGGCAATGCCGGCAAGCTGTTGGAATTCTTCGGTCCAGGGATCCGGACTCTCAACGCGCAGCAGCGCGTGACGATCACCAACATGGGCACCGAGATCGGGGTGACCACCTCGATCTTCCCCAGCGACGAGGTCACCCGGGACTACTACCGCCGCCTGGGACGGCTGGACGACTGGCGGGAAGTGCTGCCAGACCCCGACGTCGAGTACGACGACGTCGTGGAGGTAGACCTGAGCGCCATCGAACCCCTGGTCGCCCTGCCCAGCAACCCTGACAACGTTAGGCCGGTGCGCGAGGCAGCCGGCGTCAAAGTCCACCAGGTCATGGTGGGGTCGTGCACCAACGGCTCGTACACCGACCTGCAGGCCGTCGCGAAGGTCCTCAGGGGCAAGCACGTCCACCCGGACGTGACGTTCTTCGTGCATGCGAGCAGCCGTGCGGCCCTGGAACTGCTCGCCAGAGAGGGACTGCTGGCCGACCTCATCGCCGCCGGCGTGAACGTCAGCGAGGCGACATGCGGGGCGTGCATCGGCATCGGGCACGTGCCGGCCCCCGGCACACGCAGCGTGCGCGCGATCAACCGCAACTTCAAGGGGCGGTCGGGCCTCAAGGAGGACGATGTCTACCTGACGAGCCCGGAGGTCGCGGCGGCAACGGCGATCACCGGCGTGCTCACTGACCCCCGCGATCTGGACATCCCCGCGCCCCCGGCGGAGCTTCCGGAGAGGATCAGCCAGGACAACCCGGGACTCGTGCCGCCGCTGACCGAGCCGGAGGCCGAGGCGTTTCGGGTCCAGCGCGGCGCCAACATCGTGCCGGCCCCGGTGAAGGCGCCGCTGGAGGGCGACCTGCGAGGGCGGGTGCTGATCCGGGTCGGCGACGACATCTCCACGGACCACATCAGCCCAGCGGGCTCCGAGTACCTCGCGTACCGGTCCAACATCCCCAAACTCAGCGAGTTCGTCTTCGCGCGCATCGACCCGGAGTTCGCCGCGCGCGCCAGGGAGTGGGGCGGGGGCATCATCGTCGGCGGCGAGAACTACGGACAGGGATCCAGCCGCGAACACGCGGCCATCGCCCCGATGTACCTGGGCGTGCGCGGCGTCGTGAGCAAGGGGTTCGCGCGCATCCACCACGCCAACCTCATCAACTGGGGAATCGTGCCGATGGTGTTCGAGGATCCCGCGGACTGGGCCCACCTCGAGCAGGGCGACGAGATCGAACTGCCCGGCATCCGCGCGGCGATCGAACGCGGGGACCAGCGCCTTGTCCTCCACAACCGTACGAAGGGCACGCAGATCCCGGTGCGGGTCAACCTCAACGAGCGGGAGCGCGCCTACATCCTGGCCGGCGGCAAGCTCGCGTACACGAAGCTGCACCCGGTCGCCTAG
- a CDS encoding zf-TFIIB domain-containing protein: protein MKVVCPRCDTRLLLLVFRDVEVDVCERCGGAWMDTAELQALLSRATMPDADPLMRSLSATAHRPDGAVLCPRCDAGMVEVCAGDLRIDRCPEGHGVWLDGGELDHLLRQPVGAASVLAEVLGRHGAQG, encoded by the coding sequence GTGAAAGTCGTCTGTCCGCGGTGCGATACCCGTCTGCTGTTGCTGGTCTTCAGGGACGTCGAGGTGGACGTCTGTGAGCGGTGCGGCGGGGCGTGGATGGACACCGCGGAACTGCAGGCGCTGCTTTCCCGCGCAACGATGCCGGACGCCGATCCGCTCATGCGATCGCTGTCGGCGACCGCGCACAGGCCAGACGGGGCCGTCCTGTGCCCGCGGTGCGATGCGGGGATGGTGGAGGTCTGCGCCGGCGACCTAAGGATCGATCGGTGCCCGGAAGGCCACGGCGTGTGGCTGGATGGCGGCGAGCTGGATCACCTGTTGCGGCAACCCGTGGGCGCGGCATCGGTCCTCGCCGAGGTCCTGGGCCGGCACGGTGCTCAGGGCTAG
- a CDS encoding M48 family metallopeptidase has translation MWEQIRSNRWRSNVLVAAMAAVLASLGYVAGEWALGGGGGPVGLLFGLAVLGVQLAVYATAGEAIVLRSAGARPLAREDSPRLWNVVEEMAIAAGLPRPPRVYLIDDPAPNAFAVGRRPEEAAIAVTTGLMIRLNRDELQGVVGHEVAHIGNRDVQFMTLAAVLLGSVVILSDVLWRSMRYGGRSWRRSRSRDGTGHAIVAVAALVLAVLAPLLVRILYFATSRRREYLADASAAQFTRYPEGLASALEKIAQAPARPVAANAVTASMFIVNPLQAGDRGLFATHPPTSERIRILRGMAGAGLADYEAAYRRLRGGRVIGPRSLASAGALRIRPPSEEGPVATRAQVREIVHRLGDYRTIRCPCGATVSVPQPYEREEVRCIRCGAVHRVVRG, from the coding sequence ATGTGGGAGCAGATCCGCTCCAACCGCTGGCGCTCCAACGTCCTGGTGGCCGCGATGGCCGCTGTGCTCGCCTCGCTGGGATATGTGGCAGGCGAGTGGGCTCTGGGCGGGGGCGGGGGCCCGGTCGGCCTGCTGTTCGGTCTGGCCGTGCTGGGCGTGCAGCTGGCGGTGTACGCCACGGCTGGTGAGGCCATCGTCCTGCGCAGCGCCGGCGCCCGACCCCTGGCGCGCGAAGACAGCCCGCGGCTGTGGAACGTGGTTGAGGAGATGGCGATCGCCGCCGGGCTGCCGCGCCCTCCGCGCGTCTACCTGATCGACGACCCCGCGCCCAACGCGTTCGCCGTCGGGCGGCGACCGGAAGAGGCGGCGATCGCGGTCACGACCGGGCTGATGATCCGACTCAACCGCGACGAACTGCAGGGAGTGGTCGGTCATGAGGTCGCGCACATCGGCAACCGCGACGTGCAGTTCATGACCCTGGCGGCGGTGCTGCTCGGGTCGGTCGTGATCCTGTCGGACGTGCTGTGGCGCTCGATGCGCTACGGTGGGCGCAGCTGGCGGCGGAGCCGTTCCCGCGATGGAACAGGGCACGCGATCGTGGCGGTGGCCGCGCTGGTGCTGGCGGTTCTGGCGCCCCTGCTCGTCCGCATCCTGTACTTCGCGACCTCCCGGCGGCGTGAATATCTCGCCGACGCGAGCGCCGCGCAGTTTACCCGCTACCCCGAGGGGTTGGCATCGGCGCTGGAGAAGATCGCCCAGGCGCCTGCGCGCCCGGTTGCGGCCAACGCGGTCACCGCATCCATGTTCATCGTCAACCCGCTGCAGGCGGGTGACCGGGGGCTGTTCGCCACGCACCCGCCCACCAGCGAGCGCATCCGCATCCTGCGGGGCATGGCGGGCGCCGGCCTGGCGGACTACGAGGCCGCCTACCGCAGGCTTCGCGGAGGGCGCGTCATCGGCCCCAGATCGCTCGCGTCGGCCGGCGCGCTACGCATTCGCCCTCCGTCGGAGGAGGGGCCGGTCGCCACCAGGGCCCAGGTGCGGGAGATCGTACACCGCCTGGGAGACTACCGAACGATCCGATGTCCGTGCGGGGCCACGGTGTCGGTGCCGCAGCCGTACGAGCGCGAGGAGGTCCGGTGCATCCGTTGTGGGGCGGTCCACAGGGTGGTGCGAGGCTAG
- a CDS encoding DUF6036 family nucleotidyltransferase, which yields MRQVADAARIRAFMRALGRASDEEARVYFTGGATAVLIGWRASTIDVDIRIVPEVDSVFRAIPKIKEELRINVELASPEDFIPVRPGWEDRSPFAAREGRLWFHHFDPYAQALAKIERGHAQDVEDVRAMIRLGLVDPAGLRAYFAEIQPRLYRYPAVDATSFGRAVDDFLAEL from the coding sequence GTGCGCCAGGTAGCCGACGCCGCGCGCATCCGTGCGTTCATGCGCGCATTGGGCCGCGCATCCGATGAGGAGGCGCGCGTGTACTTCACCGGCGGTGCCACCGCGGTGCTGATCGGCTGGCGCGCGTCCACGATCGATGTGGACATCCGGATCGTGCCGGAGGTCGACTCGGTGTTTCGGGCCATCCCCAAGATCAAGGAAGAACTGCGCATCAACGTCGAGCTCGCCTCGCCCGAGGACTTCATCCCCGTGCGGCCGGGGTGGGAGGACCGCAGCCCGTTCGCTGCGCGGGAGGGTCGCCTGTGGTTTCACCACTTCGATCCGTACGCACAGGCGTTGGCGAAGATCGAACGGGGGCACGCTCAGGACGTCGAGGATGTCCGCGCGATGATCCGCCTCGGGCTAGTGGACCCGGCTGGCCTGCGGGCCTACTTTGCAGAAATCCAGCCCCGCCTCTATCGGTACCCAGCCGTGGACGCCACGAGCTTTGGGCGGGCCGTCGACGACTTCCTCGCAGAGCTGTGA
- a CDS encoding DinB family protein — protein sequence MVAPQAVRRHLLWLLRGGDAHASFDRAVRGLPVRLHGVRPAGLPYSPWGLIEHMRTAQWDILEFTRNPDHRSPPWPAGYWPSEPAPADVDAWRRSVAAFRADLRAMQHLVADPATDLFAPIPHGQGQTVLREALLVANHNAYHVGQLIVVRRLLGAWAD from the coding sequence GTGGTCGCACCGCAAGCCGTTCGCCGTCACCTGCTGTGGTTGTTGCGCGGAGGCGACGCCCACGCCAGCTTCGACCGCGCAGTACGGGGCCTGCCGGTGCGTCTGCACGGGGTACGCCCCGCCGGCCTGCCGTACTCACCGTGGGGACTGATCGAGCACATGCGCACCGCGCAGTGGGACATCCTTGAGTTCACCCGCAACCCCGATCACCGGTCCCCTCCGTGGCCGGCCGGCTACTGGCCGAGTGAACCCGCCCCCGCGGACGTCGACGCATGGCGTCGGAGCGTGGCTGCGTTCCGCGCCGATCTTCGGGCGATGCAGCACTTGGTCGCCGATCCCGCCACCGATCTGTTCGCGCCGATCCCCCACGGCCAAGGGCAGACGGTTCTGCGCGAGGCGCTCTTGGTCGCCAACCACAACGCCTACCACGTCGGGCAGCTGATCGTCGTCCGCCGCTTGCTGGGCGCGTGGGCGGACTGA